The genomic interval ATCCATGTAAAGTTTGTCGTACCTGAAACACTTGATTTTTCTGAGATTCTGGATAGCCGAAAGCTTAAAACTGTCCATCAGGAATGAACCAAGCTGTAATCAGCACTACcggaaactgaaataatttttgatgCGAAATAGTTTCAGGTTCTCGGAAAATGAAACGGGGGAGGTGTAAGGACGTGTTCCCTTTCCCGCCAAAAGGGGCCTCGTTATCAGGATGAGACCAGCCTCTGTGTTTGTTTACATCGATTTTATGCGAATGACTTCGTACAAAAATTCGAGCCTAAAATGtcctttcttaaaaataaattattcagatggaagcaaaaacaaagaattccTAAGAAAGAATGGCCAGAACTTGTTGGAAAGGTAACAtactttaattttgaatttttttcaactggTGACATGGGAACCAAAAGTTTGGCTAGAAATGCACTGCGTGAAAACGAGCATAGATAAAAGCTTTGCGTGGTTGTATCATTTTGTGGTGAGGAGATAGTGTTTCAAATAGCAGAaacgtttaattttttagttcaaaTTTCCCGGTGAATCAAGTAGTGTTGTCGTAGCCTCTCTATGATAAAGATAACTTAATGATTGACGATGAAACATGCATGGTGGCAGCATGAGCATCAGGCACGCGGCGAGAAAATAATACAGTCAGTGCATTCAATATCGATGTAGGGTAAATCTAAACAATCAACTGATACTCCAAGCTTAATTCTGATTCCCGTTTAAAGAGGTGGCTCGAAAatctttaaattctttttctaTCTCATTTTGATGAATGTAAACGCAAGCTGCTTTCGGTATCGTGACGTTGAAATATCATTAAGATGAACTTTGATCTGTGGCCGTATGTTTAAGTATGGTAAAATGGCTGTAAATTATTGATATAAGTTATGACAAaagtttctgtttttcttttctcttaaaTTACACATACCTCCCTGATtacattttataataaaaatattttttgtcttaagttttgaaatttggaaaaaaaatgattaaaattaaaaaaatatattattttaatgCTGATTAATACATTAAGAAGAAAAGTttccaaataaaataaatctctTTTTAGGATGCTGAAGAGGCAACTACAATCATTGACAAGGAGCATCCAGGACTAAAAGTAAATACATGTTcataatttaatgaaaaaaagctttaaattttaacaagccaaaacattttCTAACTGTGAAAAAAGGTgtgccccccctcccctcaagATGACCCGTGGCTTTCTAATATAACTTCACGTTTATACAAATCTTTCACCAGCAGttgaaatacaaagaaaaatatatcacaATTTAATAATGAAGTATGATTTATTTGATCTGGGGATGATAATAAGCAGAGATTATCTTTGTTGGTGAGTTGCAAGTTGAACAATTTCAGGAAATAACCTTGAAAAAATCAGGCTTTGACAAGATTCCAACCTGTGCCTCCCAAATACTAACTGGACACTGCTACCAACTGAGATATCACAAGTTAGGAGCAAGGCATATTTGGAGGATTCATCTTCCCATGGCTCAAATGGTACTTAAGCTGAAAAATTTTACTGACATGAATCTCACAtttagattcaattttttttttacagattcaAATCATTCCTGAAAACAGCTTTGTTATTCGCAATTTAGAAGAAAACAGAGTCAGGATCTTTGTGGACAGACAGCAAACAGTTACAAGGACTCCTCATATTGGATGAcaaaaagacttttttttttcaaagtgagATAGTTTCACAATGTGAGCCTGGAATCAGCAACCACACTTAAGTGACTCAGTAAATGGTTTAACCTTTGGACTATCAAGATGTTTTCCAGTGTGAACATCAAGGAGGGAATAGTCCTTTGTCTCCAAATGACTGAAATGTTCAACATTGAGCCAGAGTGAAAGTTGTCATCAGATTCTAGGGAAGAAGTATTGTAAATTTCTACTTTAAAATGGCTGTCACAATCACCAGTGACTGTTGTTTTAATGACCTGTGCACCCGAACAATCACACTCCAATGCCTTTAGGAGTGATTATGAATGACAAACCTCACTTTTGACTGTCAGGTTATGTCTTCTGACGTGACTACTGATTTCAGTAGAAGTTGGGGGAAATGTTAAATCCAGTCTGTCTGTCTACTGCTTTCTTAGCAATTTTTTGCTAGATATATTGGTGAAATAGCATCTGCTTGTGATGAGGCTTATGCTCTCTGAGCTAAAGCTTGTGTGGTGCAATTTTGACTGTTAGTAATAGTTAAAAAGTAAAGTTACACAAAGCAATAACTTTATCACTTTTCAAATTGCAAGTTTACTGTTTTTGATAACCAGATAGCTTTACACAATTTACAACTTATATTTATCACTTCCTTGGACAGAGACAGTGAATTTGACATACCGCTAATTATAGAGCATTTGCTTAGCAAGTAAAGCAAGGACCTGTTTGTTCATTACACAATAATATTGTAGAGATACTACTTCAAATGACAGATTTTTAAGAGGTTGTGAGAAAAAGACTTGTGTGTGAGTAAAATGGGTGATTGTATTATTTGTAAACAAGGCTAAGAATTTATCACTGAAATATAACATTGCCTGTCACTTGCAATCTGCTAGATTAAAAAGAATAATGCGAAAGATTGCCTGTGCCATAATCAGTTTAGGGGAAACAGTTACTGATATCTGAGGAGTTCCTATTGAAATATGAACTACCAAAACATCATAGAAAATATTAGAGGTTATCAATAAGTATGAAGTGTAAAAATATTACAGTACCATGGTTTGCCTCAAGATTTAGGCCATTACACTGTAAAAAGAGGATCATGATGTTAAACTTCATTCTACTTGTCTTCTTTCCATTTAGAGGTCAACTAGTATACCATTGGATGATGTACAATCGGTTGACcttaaaactgaaagaaaaatagtaGTCTTCTGTCAAAATTTCATGGTCCACATTGTAATGGAGCTTGTCATGGGACAAATGTTCATGATACTTCACTATTTTCAAGTAGTATGTCAAGATTTACCTAAGATTCTGGAATTTCATGAAAAATCACATTGTTTGCAGCTACGATTTAAACACTTATTTTATCTCAGTAGTAATCCTCTTTCATTCTATTACCACCTTGccttttacataaaaaaaaaaaacaactacctactatgtctgattgtccacccGGTTGctgtgtgaactttaatatattttacctACTACTATTTTGATGTCAAAAGTTCTCTCAGTATATCCATGCACCATCATAGCTAATCTCTTGCAACCCTGGCAATAAAATCAGACCAGCTGATTTTCAAGACTAACTTTTAGCACAGGATACACTTCATATACTTTCCCAAGTTTACTAACAATATTCCACAGCATTCTGATAAATTCTGTAACCTTTGCCCACAAATCAAATCCAGTATAAATTACGTTGGATAAGTGAAAAACTATTGGCTAATAGTGAGAAAATAATCCATGATATATAAGTTTACAATTAGTAATTTTAAGTGTACTATAGTTCTATTGAACTTTGTATAGAAATGTGCTTAAATATATCAAGAACTGCCTCCTatcataagaaaatttttttggagaTTCACATGACAGTTACTACACATATTGTTAcccagaaaaaagaaagaaagggaaaaaaaaaaacaaaacaagtatatcattaaaattattGCAACTGTTATTTCACTAATCCATGTCATTTTGgtttaattgaaaatatataATTCTTTTCCACATTGCATTGGAAATAAATGTTGCCCTGAAAGGCTGGTTCTGATTGGTACCATTCAATTAATAGCATGAGAAAATAAATATGCCAAAAGTAAGATATAAAGGCAAGTTTagcatttgaatttgaattaacAGGACCAGTAAAAGTTCACTTGTAATCTTTCAAGTCCCTACATAAAGAGATGATGAACAGGAAATATCAAGTGAGAGCTATACATAACCCTGTTATGTGAACCAAGACTGTCTTCATTATACCTTTTGCACCTTATACAGGCCCCTTCAATAGATGCTTTCTGAGAGTTAAGAATAGAGAAGGAAACACAGTGCagtccttaattttttttcaaaaaaaatatgtgcTAAGAATTGCTCATTGATGTAGCAGGTGCTCCTCCTTTGCACTGCTGCATGGAGAATCATGTCTGGAATGGATACAATTTCAATAACATTTCCCACAGAAAATataacttgaaagaaaattaactttGAGCTGGATATTTGATTATCAACTGTCCAGTTTGatgaagtaatttaaatttgaataatCAAGGTTCTATGCAATAAATATTATTTgacttgacaatttttttaaacatgttgtttgaattaataatattaatgagTTCAAATTTCATCAACTACATCCTTCCATTAcagagaatgttttttttttttgggaatgGGGGCTGAGTTATGCAAATCAACACACTACTACATGTAAATTCTCACAAATCTTGCTTTGATTAATTCAGCTAAAAAATTGAACTCTCTTCCAAAGAACAGATGCAAAGTTTTTCATATGTGATGTAAAGCCAACAGCCAATCGAAACAAAGAGTTTTCAAGACAGCAACCATCTGTTATTCCAAAATTATCTTAGATGCTTTGTTTCAGGTTGGATTTATTTTAAACTCTTGAGATGTTGTCTATGGACAGAGGTCTAATAGATGCTATTTCATtataaaagaatataaaaattactAATCTTTTGgtgaagatgaaaaaattttaaacataagATTGTGATCTGTGTACAGATCTGCTGGCAGCAGTTGGTGGAGGAGGCTTTGGGGGTGGGGCTGGTCGACGAGATCTGGCCATAGGCTTAGGGGCACTTAGAGAACTATTTCCTGATGAGGATGGACCATTCCTTCTTGCTGATGGAAGATCTGTGACATTGACATAATCAGGAGGCTTTGATGAAGAAGGTGCCAActgatttatattttcataCAGTTTTGACTGAAGTGATGGATTCTGTGACAAACTCCTTGAAAAAGCTGAAGTATCTGGTTTTTTCATAGAAGTAGAATTCTCAGTTCTTGCTCTTTGGCGATCAGTAGGTGGTAGTAAAGCTCTCCCACCTCCAGTGGCCATAGTTGTGCTCCTTGGGAATTGCGGAGAAGCAGTAGGGGGTGGTGGGGCTTTTCTCACAGGTTGTAATGCACTTAGCACAGATGGTGCAGTACTAGCCTTGTACTCTAATGGCAATGTTACATAATCTCCAGCTCTAGTGTTACTGGATGAAGTTGTTGGCAAGGAGTCTGTTACATTCATGTTTGTGTCTGTTGTTTGGAATCCATCTGGTAAGTCTTCCACCACAAGGGATGGAAAAACACCCCTCCTTCCCTGGAACTCACCATACCAGAATCCATCATCAACATTGTTGTCATCTTTCTGTAACACTCCAATGATATCACCTTCTTTGAATGATAGCTCCTCGTCACTCATTGCCTCATAATCATATAATGCTCTGACGTAACAAGCTTTCAAGAAAAAAGTTAGAATATATACTCAGTTACATAGAGATAATAGTAACCACAAACCTAGAAAACTGATTTTATTTATTAGAaatgcataattttttccagAGTAATGAGAAAGATGGAAACTGCCAGCTCagaacaaaacaacattttgccTAAATGAATTTAATCTGTTGATGAAGCCAAATACCATTTAAGAAAAGCCATGAAATGCACTCTGTTGTACAAATACATGACCATGATCAGACTACATGACTGGGGAGAAACCTAGGGCAGTCTCCATCACCCACCAGCTTGGTTAATAGGAAAAAACAGAACAGCATGAATAGactgaaataattattaaattaaCACATTGACTTAATAGCAGCTCATTCAGCTTCCACTTCGAGGGCCTTATATTTTTAAGGGCATCACCATAGATGTTAAGATGGCATAGGAAGGCATAGAGGAATGTCAGAGTCAAGAGGAATGTTTACCAGGCTAGTAAATGTTTGAGATTTTCAATGAAGACAATAcatcaagaaaaagaaacttaccatattttgttgctgttgaGGCAGACAGTGCTTGTGCTAGGCTTGAAACACTAGATGGTGACCCATCCAGTTGATGATGGCCATCTGTGTGAGAGCTAACagctgtgatctgattggcaGAATTATTGGCTGTTGATCCAACTTCAACATATGACTCAGGGAAATATCCTACTTTGCCTGTTTTGTTTCTACCCTGTCATGAGAATTtcataaagagaaattaaaacgTTTTCCTCAGTTTGATTAACATCCAATCGACAAGTAGTGTACAGTGGAGCCAAGTGGCCAATGAAGAATCAGAGGTGATCTTGCTCTCCATGGCAAGAAGTGACTGAGAGTATAGGTACCCTCCCTCAATGAGATGCTTGTCCATTGAAGGTTAACCCTTCCCCCCACCCACCCTTTCAAAATATAAAGACAGTTTGCATGGACGGATATATATCCCTGGGCAGAGAAAGGCAATACAAGAATGAAGTTTCTTGCTTATGAACACAGCACAAAAACCTGGCCAGGTCTTCAACCTAGACCTCTCAACTCTGCATAACTGTTAAGCCAGTGTGCTTCCTGATCATTGTCAGATGCCATGTTATTGACTTAACAGTAATTTGTCACCTTGCACCACCCATCACCATCTTTTTCTAAGATTTCTAGTTCCTCTCCCTCTGTAATGGACAGTTCATCAGAATCTGTTGCCTACAACAACATTAACCAAAGATCAATAAATGCACCCTTCATAAAGTCAAATCTTTATTGATAACTTGacaggaaagaaaaaggaatttgaACATTTGTCGGGGGaaatgtgaaaaagaaaatgggaGTCCCAGTGTGAGCTCACATCTCAGCCAGTTCTGATGTCATGGTTAGAAGAAAGAGGCAAGTGAGTGATGTAGAGAAATTTTGTAAACAACTGTGGGTTTTCACCAATCAACCCAAACATAACatctcagttattttataaaaattttcaaacagtaTCCTGAGTAATTGTAATTTTACATTAAGGGATatgacaaaaacataaaaattaacaaaaacaaccCTACAGAGAAATACATGATCATCAATCAAGAGGATTAGTTTGTGAATCCTGCAAGAAAAAGGGTGTTAcgtaaaaaagtaaagaaaagcgTGAGTTGCATACCTCATAGTTGTACAAGGCAATGCAAGAAAGTGGGATAGAGCAGTTGGATGAGACACTTTGTGCATCTTCATCTGATGAGTCATCTGCTGTGAAATTGTCGTCAAGATCTTCCCAATCATCATCAAATGTGTCACCAAAATCATCATTGAATGAGTTCAAAGAGTTGTCACTTCCaagaaaatctgaaataaaGGACATAAACATGAAAAACCAAATCATCATCATATTCTAAAGGAACAAAAAGTTAAAGAACAATGGCTGTTAACACTCCCTCAGTTACTATGGAAGATTTTTCACATACATTAAGTACATCGAACCAAAAACAAGAGCAAGAAAATTACTTCTAGATCCTTTATTACTTCAGATATTGTcaagtttgaaatgaaagaaaacttgaaaatgatcTGTGATTTAAGAAAAACTTGCAGATGGCATGccttaaataatttcaaagaacTAATTGAAGACAAACTCACCAGTATCCATGTCATTTGGAGACAATGAATTAGCACTCTTCATCCACTCATCCACATTAActgttgacagaaaaaaaaaagatcagtgAATTTATCAATGCCCGTATATTGAACAGTACTTCAATTGCTACTCAgctcatttgaaaaaaattcatccaccaaaaccaaagttctTCTAGGCTGTCTTGACTAAATATCACAAGGCATTGCCGAGATAGCATTTTGTGAAGTATACTGAACTGATTGCTTACAAAATGGGTAGTAACAACTAACTATTTTTAATGGCAGTCACTATCTTGTTGAAATCAAttcaatttgttaaaaatagtaCCTCCAGCCTCTCGCAAGACTTCCAAACATGCCTCTGTTTTTAACTtgcttgtctaaaaagaagtaaaagtaAATAGAAACTGCTTCCTTAGTTGATGTAAAACAAGATGTCACTGATGCTACACACTTTCCACATATGTTGTCTCTGTTTCATAGATCATTTCAACTGTTATCAGTTCAACTTTTAAAGTAACAATTCACACAACAATTCTCAATGTCTCCCTCATGCATGAGTTGCCCCATGCCCAAGGTAAATCTAGCAGAACAATAACTGTGTTCCACTGTACCCCCAGTTAAATACAAAAGTTTGTTTCAATTGAAACTTTCCCCCCTTGAAACCCAAAAAATATTACCCACATAACCCTGGTCCTTACTGCAAGTTATGGAACCTCATTTTTCCACCCAGATCTATGGCCTGCACACCTCATTCTTGGACCACAAATCcaagcagaaaaaaacttgGTACTTAATAACTTACAGTGTGGACCTCAAACTCAGTTAGTAAGAAGTATGTATTATTATTACAGGTATAGTGAGAGTATAAGACCCACCTCAATTAGTCTAATACTCTCCTTCAGCATCTCTGGACTCTGTTCAACCTCTTGATTTCCTTCTCCTGCAGATGGCAAGGTTGCATCTTCACcctatttcaaaatgaattaaaatgacAGCCAGCCTGTTTAATAAATCAGGTATCACAACCATCATTTTTGTAACTTCTTTCCTTAATTTCTCCATGGGGTCATTAAATGGAGTAAGAAACAAAGCTTTTTCTCAAGACATATATAATAAAATGACTGAAGTTATTCAATGCTTTTCAGTGATATTAATATATATGGTAAGCATTACCTACCAAATGCAATCTGTTCATTTTTCAATCTACTACATCCAAACCATATATCATTGCCAACTAGTTCATAAAGTATCTGATGGTATTTAACCTTTCTCATgcaatttttaataattatttttttcataaaatatgttaggaaacacataattttttatgttgtgattctttccagttttttttctacttttcattgttttgaacCAGTTATCTTAATCAATCAGTAACAGaaggaaaatgcatttttaactgtttaactGTTTGAAAGAACTGCATTAAATACCCAGTCAGGTTATCACATGCTTACATTTTTAACAGCTTGGAGTTGCTTGACCTTTGTCTTCAAGGCTGTCTGATCCTTCGCTAGTCTCATAGCCAACTTTCTTGCTTCTTTGTTGAGTACAAGGCCAgcatttttttcaagtgttagctGTCTTACctgaaaagaggtaaaaaaagaattatCCAGGTCATATAAAACCCAAGACACATGTTTTGAGCAAGGAAGTAACAAAGACTATAGCACAGTGCAGGAAATAAAAGAAGGGGACTAGCcagcaaaattattattttctagtTACAAAGGAGAAGAAAGCCTAAGATCtagtaaaattcaaatttcttctAGACTTTTAACTACCGTAAGAGACCAAgacacaatttctccttaaaataccCTATCATACAATACCAAGCAGtacttaaaagtgaaaaaaataaagcaaaatatcaatcagataattattggttgatccaatacaaaattcttcaaactgaCTTAATAAGAATCATATGGGAGACAGCAgagagaattactagtgagatcttaggagtgaaagggttaactcattACTCTAGTTGGAAAACGATCAGATGGTGGGATGTTGAATACATCTTACAATACATTTGAGGCTAAGGAGCTCAAACATTTTTGAGGCAAGTAATTAAGCCAGACGGTAAAGcagttttctatttttgaaCTGTTTGTGTCAATtacaattatattaattatGTCAATGCCATCCTCAATTCCTAACAAAAAAAGACTGTTCATTTGACTAAACAAAAAGTTACCTTATCATTTTTGCAGGATTCAAATTCATATTGAACAACTTCTgaaaatactttgttttttgttaaaaatgatTGAAGAGATATGTCTCTGTTTATCTGaaaattaaacacaaaatagacattaaattattgtttagaaaaaataggtataaaaaaaataataaaataccaGTCCATTAGCTTATGATATCAAGTAAGTATAATAACTAGAGAATAGTACATGAGCATGtgtggatatggaatttctcttcaagtgtttAACTCAATAGCTCAAGAGTGAGCACAGTGAACGACTAAGATATTGAGTTGAacatgaaaagagaaatttcatatctacaagcaaacatgtattattttgtttatcttataaccacaatagccctttactgacaagaaaagtcaactttattgatgaatgaaaataaaaggattgaCAATCCCTGAATAAGAATAGTAAAGTGTGTTGGCGTtgaggctcaagatgaaaacatgcattCAAatactacaaaaacaaacagtggGTAtagttttcaataaacaaaattctcagttattgaattGGTCCTTACCAACAGAAGAAATCTCTCAGGTACATGCCTAAAATTGGCCTATGGCAATCTTCCAGTTGTCAAGTTTTGTTCTCAGCCAGGAGAAATTCCATtatcaaagccactgaatatgaaactttcatttttttctttttcagtgatACAGTCACACACTGAATGAAAAGCACTAACTTTCAAAGTGGTTATTTATTTATGCTTTTgaaatgagaaatgaaaagaatgaaCTCAGAGAACACAGTTATCACTCTGATAACTAAACACATCATGGAGAAACTTTTCTATTCAACTAATGGTACTATATGGCCAAATTACAACCttgcagaaaaaattaataaaatgctgcatgagaaattttaatcaaaaacatTGCTACACTGTGTAGTCTTACCGAGAAATTTGATGTAAAAGAACTACATAGCAAGCTCAAGGGTGATAAAAGCAACAATCACATACCAAGTGATACCCAACTACCATATTCACACTGATGAAACAATTTCCTGGAATTTTAATGCATGATGATGTATGATACAGGTTAGAACAAACCATCAAAGTGGTTTGTTGGTGCCTAAGAGTATGCAATGTAATGTATCATATAAAACCTATACCACTTACTGTTTTGGCATTAGAGACCACAGTTTCAAAACCTGTTATTGCAGCCCTACTTGCATCTACTTCAACTTGGCCAAGAGTAGTGAGGAATCCCCTCATTTGGTCAAACAAATCCCCTTCTAGAGTCTGTATAAAAACAGTTGCAAAATCAATGAAATGATGTAATGGAACATGCTATTCCTTGAAGAAATGTCagggccaaaaaaaaaaaaatagtttggtAAGTCTCTATTATTGAGAACCTCTAAACATAACCCTGAATCTTTGGGTCATTCCTTTTGTAATATCAAAATATGCATGCATTTATTCGTGATGCTATAGCACAGAAATCAACTTACAGACATTATTTCTTGTAAATCCTTGCAGAAGTATCTTGTCATGTGTGCATTAGCTGTAGCAAGTGATAGGATGTATTCGTTTCTAGCCACTGCTGTCCTTCTTTCGCATATCTCACGTCGACTAGAGCTCTGTGAAACAAGAGTGAGAGTCATGTTTGTTGCACAGAACGATGTAAAACATTGTCCATTAATTGATATTAAGTTTCTGAATTTCTAATTTTAGATAAGTGTTCATTATTGATAGCAATTGTCAGTAacacaagttacaaaaaaaaattttaagtgtgATAAGATGAAATTATCTTCTTTTCACTATACcttgcttaaatttttttccaatgattGCTTGGACTGGAAaaacttcacatttttctttttaagcctGTCAACAGTAACAAATCAATTTGTCAACAACACAATATAtattaacaaaaaggaaaatatagtAGTGTAATTTGCAGTTATGAACATTAATTAAACATTTTCCTTGAACTAAGCAAAGAAATTGACTTCATTCTGAATTTATCATTCTCATTTGACAAGCAGTATTTCACAACttgtaatattatttttaactatCTCAGTGGACAATTACAGTTACAGTGTTACAATTCCCTCAAATATAATTTAGTGAGCTTCTTTTTTCACAAAGTattctgtagagttgtaatcgggCACTTATAATCCAACCATTACATCTGCTGATCACATTGAGTTTATTCAAATAAATCCACCAAACACAGAGTTTATGACTGACAGTAACCATAGCAATAACTCAGAGTGTTCAAACATTTCACTGCTTTTCGCTGTGATTTTTTCAGAGATTGTTGAGGTTAAGGGTTAAACAATTGGAATTACAAGCTATTCTTTCAACAActacattaattttgtatttttaagttttacagGCAATTGGTAACAGGATTGAGTGTCATCCATTTCAGTTTGTAATCCTATTCACTATTGAGAGATTGCACTCCCACTTCACAGTCATCCAATTTTTTAaacacttgtatgattacagaccgaggTGGATTCTGCTTGGTCCTACTTCCAACAAGTTAGTGCTAATTCATTTCTCTAAAGTATCTCCGGGCACTGAGGACTTAAATGACTTACTTGTCTTCTGCATCTGCTGCTTGTTCCCGCGCTACCTGGGCCAACTTTTCCATTTCCTCATAACTCTTTTTAGCCTAAGATGAATCAATGGTTATACTATTCTGTTGAACATAATTCAAATACTccttgaaaatgataaattaaaaaaaaaaattatcacatcATTTAAAGTGATTATAATCATTTTGTAATACATACTTTGGATAATTCACGCACAGTCTCAAAAAGCTCCTCATGAATTTTTTGAGTAAGTTCTTGACACTaaagaaaatgaattcaaataaattttcataCATTTTACTATTATACAGTATTGTTTTAATAgatgttataaaataattcaaatagtaggcgcactctgattggccataaaaccattttacatgagcgtatgtaaacacagttttcgttcatctttcattagttattttatcaaagaaatgtaaaatagtttccatgtttacatagcctgatgtaaacatttgggaggttgggagaacactcgataagctggaaaccactctgctttGCGTCATGGTTTCCTTCGCTTTGCGTCGTGGTTTCCTCTGCTTTGCAtcatggtttcctacgcttatcttgtgttctcccaacctcccgcgtgtttacatcaggctatgtaaacacggaaaccattttacatttcttcaatacaAATTTTCTTATTTGCCTTGCTCTTAACTCTTTTCAGTGCAGATCTATTCTAGTAACTTAAGCCATTTAATTTATAAGtaacaatgacaaaaaagtgGCCAAGAAGCCCCAATTAGAGGTTGAGTCAAGTAAGTCCCAATTAGTCCACTGCAGAAAATCACTTCCACAAAGAGATTTAAACCTTGCCTGTTTTTGTTGGAGTATTGCTATTTTTAGAAGGTAGAGTGCAAGTGACTGACAATCAATGCAGTATCTGTTCCTAAATCATTGATGAGCTTTGTTCTAACAGCCTTATTCTTCTATAAAATCTACCAATGACCAAGGTTAAATAAATGCAATGTTATTCTTCCCACTGAATTCTTCCAGTATAAAGAATTCCCACCAGTACTCAAACAAACCAGTATGTATTTAGTTTC from Pocillopora verrucosa isolate sample1 chromosome 14, ASM3666991v2, whole genome shotgun sequence carries:
- the LOC131775680 gene encoding uncharacterized protein, yielding MSFLKNKLFRWKQKQRIPKKEWPELVGKDAEEATTIIDKEHPGLKIQIIPENSFVIRNLEENRVRIFVDRQQTVTRTPHIG
- the LOC131775679 gene encoding F-BAR and double SH3 domains protein 2 — translated: MTTQNQSQKKIKILQLLRAIQAEQLSKLQQKYQLEQDLLEDVRTYTKQRSMIERDYAQALQKLNAQFLQKKELTAEDLTGENGNKTPHGVWKCLLDESEKKAKQRLAMSEELQGQMGESMKTLKSNKVQVFKKCQELTQKIHEELFETVRELSKAKKSYEEMEKLAQVAREQAADAEDKLKKKNVKFFQSKQSLEKNLSKSSSRREICERRTAVARNEYILSLATANAHMTRYFCKDLQEIMSTLEGDLFDQMRGFLTTLGQVEVDASRAAITGFETVVSNAKTINRDISLQSFLTKNKVFSEVVQYEFESCKNDKVRQLTLEKNAGLVLNKEARKLAMRLAKDQTALKTKVKQLQAVKNGEDATLPSAGEGNQEVEQSPEMLKESIRLIETSKLKTEACLEVLREAGVNVDEWMKSANSLSPNDMDTDFLGSDNSLNSFNDDFGDTFDDDWEDLDDNFTADDSSDEDAQSVSSNCSIPLSCIALYNYEATDSDELSITEGEELEILEKDGDGWCKGRNKTGKVGYFPESYVEVGSTANNSANQITAVSSHTDGHHQLDGSPSSVSSLAQALSASTATKYACYVRALYDYEAMSDEELSFKEGDIIGVLQKDDNNVDDGFWYGEFQGRRGVFPSLVVEDLPDGFQTTDTNMNVTDSLPTTSSSNTRAGDYVTLPLEYKASTAPSVLSALQPVRKAPPPPTASPQFPRSTTMATGGGRALLPPTDRQRARTENSTSMKKPDTSAFSRSLSQNPSLQSKLYENINQLAPSSSKPPDYVNVTDLPSARRNGPSSSGNSSLSAPKPMARSRRPAPPPKPPPPTAASRSVHRSQSYV